In a genomic window of Chengkuizengella sediminis:
- a CDS encoding immune inhibitor A domain-containing protein, translating to MKKKVFSVISTALLSISLIVPTFSGGQVSASTNDIDTARYGDVIDIGSELRHQSQDSDFLQKAEEQLKEQTAIISENEEDSSSEEASDGNFTFNGGTKYFLNRDLSLKTFTLRSVGDNVEVWVADDLSFPEGDSRPAHVVTQEQADKMKDEFELTIYPKVVDFFGDPDTLTGSNAELPGLVGFPEDYYLSEEGKNIILVDNIIDEQFEDPSYPFFVAGFFWTTLEQYIDRNIITIDSADWENRLESTFFGTVAHEYQHLIHSDKDRDETNWINEGMSDFAEYVVGYGHPMGHVNYFLDHPENSLVEWDEYYNSGSPETLADYGQAYLLQLYLSEQFGKEFVQALLNDEANGIESVSNQLAAFDTGIEFGELFKNFSTALAIDSDKPGDGKYEFESIDLNINFESAAQFEKDGVPAWGANYKVIEIDDKIRTINFDGVDFLPQKWLTVADPLGSDNEVLWANGGDEIDNSIIITADLTGVDEATLTFDNFIDIEEQWDFGMVQVSVDEGATWTSLANENTRSDVVEEGYPAIKENLPGFTGHYADWQQETFDLSAYAGQEVWVSFRFLTDWGYNDTGWFVDNISIPEIGFTQDGSSLDGLYSLNELKGEYVEYAVTFINERNVGKDGKHTKYKVVDVDPFNVEDEDALELRQLFKNGTNYMIIWYAPTGGEKGAVDFTYEIITKSQGNPKDN from the coding sequence ATGAAGAAAAAAGTATTTTCTGTAATTTCAACAGCTTTATTATCGATCTCACTAATTGTTCCAACATTTTCTGGAGGTCAAGTTTCTGCTTCAACTAACGATATTGATACTGCAAGATATGGAGATGTCATAGACATTGGTTCTGAATTAAGACATCAATCCCAAGATTCCGACTTTTTACAAAAAGCTGAGGAGCAACTAAAAGAACAAACTGCTATCATTTCTGAAAATGAAGAAGATTCAAGTTCTGAAGAAGCTTCAGATGGTAACTTTACATTTAATGGGGGAACTAAATATTTCTTAAATAGAGATTTAAGTTTGAAAACATTTACATTAAGAAGTGTTGGCGATAACGTAGAAGTATGGGTTGCAGATGATCTTTCGTTCCCTGAGGGAGATAGTCGACCTGCTCATGTGGTTACACAAGAACAAGCGGATAAAATGAAAGATGAGTTTGAATTAACTATTTATCCTAAGGTAGTAGATTTCTTTGGTGATCCAGATACACTTACTGGTTCGAATGCGGAATTACCAGGTCTTGTAGGTTTCCCAGAAGATTATTACTTATCTGAAGAAGGTAAAAATATTATTCTAGTAGACAATATTATTGATGAACAGTTCGAGGACCCATCCTATCCGTTTTTTGTAGCTGGATTTTTCTGGACAACGTTAGAACAATACATAGATCGCAATATTATAACAATCGATTCTGCAGATTGGGAGAATAGATTAGAAAGCACATTCTTTGGTACTGTTGCACATGAATATCAACATCTTATTCATAGTGATAAAGATAGGGATGAAACGAATTGGATTAATGAAGGAATGTCCGATTTCGCGGAGTATGTTGTAGGATATGGTCATCCAATGGGTCATGTGAATTACTTCCTTGATCACCCAGAAAATTCTCTAGTAGAATGGGATGAGTATTATAATAGTGGCTCGCCTGAAACATTAGCTGATTATGGTCAAGCCTATTTGTTACAACTTTACTTAAGTGAACAATTTGGTAAGGAATTTGTACAAGCTTTATTGAATGATGAAGCTAACGGAATTGAAAGTGTGAGCAATCAATTAGCTGCATTTGATACAGGAATTGAATTTGGTGAATTGTTCAAAAACTTCAGTACTGCTTTAGCTATCGATAGTGACAAACCTGGAGATGGAAAATATGAATTTGAAAGTATTGATTTAAACATCAATTTTGAATCTGCTGCTCAATTTGAGAAGGATGGAGTTCCGGCTTGGGGAGCTAACTATAAAGTGATTGAGATTGATGACAAAATACGTACGATTAACTTTGATGGTGTTGATTTCCTTCCTCAGAAATGGTTAACTGTTGCAGATCCATTAGGTTCTGACAATGAAGTATTATGGGCTAACGGAGGAGACGAAATTGATAACAGTATTATCATCACAGCCGATCTTACAGGTGTAGATGAAGCGACATTAACATTCGATAATTTCATTGATATTGAAGAGCAATGGGATTTTGGTATGGTTCAGGTTTCTGTAGATGAAGGTGCAACTTGGACTAGTTTAGCCAATGAAAATACTCGTTCCGATGTTGTAGAAGAAGGTTACCCGGCTATTAAAGAAAATCTACCTGGGTTTACAGGACATTATGCAGATTGGCAACAAGAAACATTTGATTTATCTGCATATGCTGGACAAGAAGTTTGGGTATCATTCCGTTTCTTAACAGATTGGGGTTACAATGATACAGGTTGGTTCGTGGATAATATCTCTATCCCTGAAATCGGATTTACTCAAGATGGAAGTTCTTTAGATGGATTATATTCATTAAATGAACTAAAAGGTGAGTATGTAGAGTATGCTGTAACGTTTATCAACGAACGTAATGTAGGTAAAGATGGAAAGCATACAAAATATAAAGTCGTAGATGTTGATCCATTTAATGTGGAGGATGAAGATGCACTTGAATTACGTCAATTATTTAAAAATGGTACGAATTATATGATTATCTGGTATGCTCCAACAGGTGGAGAAAAAGGTGCTGTAGACTTCACTTATGAAATTATTACTAAGAGTCAAGGAAATCCAAAAGATAATTAA
- a CDS encoding choice-of-anchor J domain-containing protein — MRKKVISAISTAILSASLIVPSFSGVQVSAAPPSVNTERYGDVLDIGSELRQQSEDLNFLQSAEEKLIEQAVIIAENEEMSSSDSDSESNFTFDGGTKYFLNRDLSLKTFTLRSVGNNVEIWVADDLSFPEGDSRPAHVVTQEQADQMRDEFEDNIYPKVVDFFGAPDTLTGQDAVLPGLLDLPEDYYLSEEGKNIILVDNIIDDQYNDPSYPFFVAGFFWSTYETYIDRNIISIDSVDWDTRLESTFFGTVAHEYQHLIHSDKDGDETNWINEGMSDFAEYIVGYGHPMGHVNYFLDHPENSLVEWDEYYASGDPETLADYGQAYLLQLYLSEQFGKEFTQALLNDEANGIESVNNQLNSFDTGIDFGELFKNFSTAVAIDSNTPGDGIYEFESIDLKINFESAAEFEKDGVPAWGANYKVIELDDKIRSINFDGVNFLPQKWLSVADPLGSDNEVLWANDGDEIDNSIIITADLTGVDEATLTFDNFIDIEEQWDFGVVQVSVDEGATWTNLANENTRSDVVEEGYPAIKENLPGFTGHYTDWQQETFDLSAYAGQEIWVSFRYLTDWGYNDTGWYVDNISIPEIGFTQDGSSLDGLYSLNELNSEYVEYAVTFINESNVGKNGKNTKYKVVDVDPFNVTEEDALELRQLFNNGTNYMIIWYAPTGGEKGAVDFTYEITTKSEEKVKK; from the coding sequence AGTGTAAATACAGAGAGATATGGGGATGTATTAGATATTGGCTCTGAATTAAGACAGCAATCTGAAGATTTAAATTTTCTACAAAGTGCAGAAGAAAAACTGATAGAACAAGCAGTAATTATTGCGGAAAATGAGGAAATGTCAAGTTCTGATAGTGATTCGGAAAGCAATTTCACATTTGATGGAGGAACAAAATACTTTTTAAACAGAGATCTAAGTTTGAAAACATTTACATTAAGAAGTGTTGGCAATAATGTAGAAATATGGGTTGCTGATGATCTCTCATTCCCTGAGGGAGATAGTCGACCTGCTCATGTGGTAACACAAGAACAAGCAGATCAAATGAGAGATGAGTTTGAAGATAACATTTATCCTAAAGTAGTCGACTTCTTTGGTGCACCTGATACGCTTACAGGTCAGGATGCAGTGTTGCCCGGTCTTTTAGATCTTCCAGAAGACTATTATCTATCTGAAGAAGGGAAAAATATTATTCTAGTAGATAACATTATTGATGATCAATACAATGATCCTTCCTATCCGTTTTTCGTAGCTGGATTTTTCTGGTCAACTTATGAAACTTATATAGACCGTAATATTATCTCTATTGATTCTGTCGATTGGGATACTAGATTAGAAAGCACATTTTTTGGAACTGTTGCTCATGAATACCAGCATCTTATTCATAGTGATAAAGATGGTGATGAAACAAACTGGATTAATGAAGGAATGTCCGATTTTGCAGAATATATCGTAGGATATGGGCACCCAATGGGTCATGTAAACTATTTCCTTGATCACCCAGAAAATTCACTTGTGGAATGGGATGAGTATTATGCAAGTGGAGACCCTGAAACGTTAGCAGATTATGGTCAAGCCTATTTGTTACAACTCTACTTGAGTGAGCAATTTGGTAAGGAGTTTACACAAGCATTACTTAATGATGAAGCAAACGGAATTGAAAGCGTGAATAATCAATTAAATTCATTTGATACAGGGATTGATTTTGGTGAATTATTCAAAAACTTTAGCACAGCTGTAGCCATCGATAGTAATACACCTGGAGATGGAATATATGAATTTGAAAGCATTGATTTAAAAATTAATTTTGAATCTGCTGCTGAATTTGAAAAGGATGGAGTTCCGGCATGGGGAGCTAATTATAAAGTGATTGAGTTGGATGATAAAATACGTTCAATTAACTTTGATGGTGTTAATTTCCTTCCTCAGAAATGGTTATCTGTTGCAGATCCATTAGGTTCTGACAATGAAGTATTGTGGGCTAACGATGGAGACGAAATTGATAACAGTATTATCATCACAGCCGATCTTACAGGTGTAGATGAAGCGACATTAACATTCGATAATTTCATTGATATTGAAGAGCAATGGGATTTCGGTGTAGTTCAAGTATCTGTAGATGAAGGTGCAACTTGGACTAATTTAGCCAATGAAAATACACGTTCCGATGTTGTAGAAGAAGGTTACCCGGCAATTAAAGAAAACCTACCTGGATTTACTGGTCATTATACAGATTGGCAGCAAGAAACATTTGATTTATCTGCATATGCAGGACAAGAGATTTGGGTATCATTCCGTTATTTAACTGATTGGGGTTACAATGATACAGGTTGGTATGTAGATAACATCTCAATTCCAGAAATCGGATTTACTCAAGATGGAAGTTCTTTAGATGGATTATATTCATTAAATGAACTAAACAGTGAATACGTAGAGTATGCTGTAACGTTTATCAACGAAAGTAATGTAGGTAAAAATGGAAAGAACACTAAATATAAAGTCGTAGATGTAGATCCTTTTAACGTGACAGAAGAAGATGCACTTGAATTACGTCAATTATTTAATAATGGTACGAACTATATGATTATCTGGTATGCTCCAACAGGTGGAGAAAAAGGTGCAGTAGACTTCACTTATGAAATTACTACTAAAAGTGAAGAAAAAGTAAAAAAATAA